A genomic region of Salinibacterium sp. NK8237 contains the following coding sequences:
- a CDS encoding PadR family transcriptional regulator, whose translation MSIRHSLLSILAQGPCYGYQLRSEFDRRTGSTWPLNVGQVYNTLDRLVRDDLVTKSSAPLNADADASQQTYYTITDAGRREAEEWLNTPVDGYAVSRDELAIKLALAITLPGVDAHSVIEHQRQATRGAVDALSLTAEVREEASDASQFAEQLVTDSLFAHAQAELQWLDHLDATLAAAQSRGIADAFPLNLAKPKRGRPAMGAAEHPAATS comes from the coding sequence ATGTCAATCCGTCACAGCCTGCTATCCATTTTGGCGCAGGGCCCCTGCTATGGCTATCAGTTGCGATCGGAATTCGATCGGCGCACCGGGTCAACGTGGCCACTCAACGTTGGTCAGGTCTACAACACGCTCGATCGACTCGTGCGCGATGACCTCGTGACCAAATCAAGCGCACCGCTAAACGCGGACGCTGACGCCTCGCAACAGACCTACTACACGATTACGGATGCTGGCAGGCGCGAAGCGGAGGAATGGCTCAACACTCCTGTGGATGGCTACGCTGTGAGCCGCGACGAACTGGCAATCAAGCTTGCTCTGGCAATCACACTGCCCGGCGTTGACGCTCACTCAGTGATCGAGCATCAACGCCAAGCGACGCGCGGCGCCGTTGACGCGCTCTCCCTCACCGCAGAAGTACGGGAGGAAGCCAGCGATGCCAGCCAGTTCGCAGAGCAACTAGTCACCGACTCGCTTTTCGCCCACGCTCAGGCCGAACTGCAGTGGCTGGATCACCTCGACGCAACGTTGGCTGCTGCGCAGTCGCGCGGTATCGCTGACGCGTTTCCGCTCAACCTCGCCAAACCCAAACGGGGCCGCCCGGCAATGGGCGCCGCTGAACACCCAGCCGCGACCTCATAA
- a CDS encoding ABC transporter substrate-binding protein, with translation MRTKFRYVAAAFGLTASLALAGCAAAAPEASDSIVIDTAFTLETSDPGRNYVPTGYMVSKALYETLLDFAGSDESTPVDGLASYESNDDATVFTFTLEDGRVFSDGSAITADDVVFSLNRVAGMTESKANFLMNGITVTKIDDMTVELSTETPSLKLPALMTNPSLAILNSALVIENGGTTDDSDAAEAFLNETSAGSGPYILDSINFESQVVLTENENYNGEEDIDFTRVVIRNVSEAATQKINLEGDDSQVAVDLSGDQVASLSDGINIFSTPSAQTIFLLINQSEEVGGVTANADFANAVRYALDYPALLELAGAGSEQATGVIPPSFLGALENGVEQDLDVAAASLEASGYDGESITLEYPNDYPVGGVNFTPLAERVQSQLADAGITIELAPAPFTTQIDSYVNGTEAFSIWFWGPDYADSANFLPFSAGQKVGLRAGWTAEQDTDVVNLAAAAENATNFDERETAFSNFAEALQQSGPFVPLIVPGSNIATASYIDGVAYNSTWTMDIAELQAK, from the coding sequence TTGCGCACTAAGTTCCGCTACGTAGCGGCCGCATTCGGACTGACTGCATCGCTGGCACTCGCCGGTTGCGCTGCAGCAGCACCCGAAGCAAGCGACAGCATCGTTATCGACACCGCTTTCACGCTCGAGACCAGCGACCCGGGACGCAACTACGTTCCGACCGGTTACATGGTGTCGAAGGCTCTCTACGAGACCCTCCTTGACTTCGCCGGCTCCGACGAGTCGACGCCCGTTGACGGCCTTGCATCCTACGAGTCCAACGACGATGCAACGGTCTTCACGTTCACCCTCGAAGACGGCCGCGTTTTCTCCGACGGCTCAGCGATTACCGCTGATGACGTTGTCTTCTCACTCAACCGCGTTGCCGGAATGACCGAGAGCAAGGCGAACTTCTTGATGAACGGCATCACCGTCACCAAGATCGACGACATGACCGTTGAGCTCAGCACGGAAACCCCGTCGCTCAAGCTCCCGGCCCTCATGACGAACCCGTCGCTCGCCATCCTCAACTCGGCCCTCGTGATCGAAAACGGCGGAACGACCGATGACTCGGATGCTGCTGAAGCATTCTTGAACGAGACGTCCGCTGGTTCCGGCCCGTACATCCTCGACTCGATCAACTTCGAGTCCCAGGTAGTGCTCACCGAGAACGAGAACTACAACGGTGAGGAAGACATCGACTTCACTCGCGTTGTTATCCGCAACGTTTCTGAGGCCGCAACCCAGAAGATCAACCTTGAGGGCGATGACTCGCAGGTAGCCGTTGACCTCAGCGGTGACCAGGTCGCGAGCCTGAGCGATGGCATCAACATCTTCTCGACACCGTCGGCTCAGACGATCTTCCTTTTGATCAACCAGAGCGAAGAGGTAGGTGGCGTTACCGCTAACGCCGACTTCGCGAATGCGGTTCGTTACGCACTCGACTACCCGGCACTGCTCGAACTTGCTGGTGCCGGCTCTGAGCAGGCAACCGGTGTTATCCCGCCGTCGTTCCTCGGCGCGCTCGAGAACGGTGTGGAGCAGGACCTCGACGTTGCAGCGGCTTCGCTTGAGGCATCCGGCTACGACGGAGAGAGCATCACGCTCGAATACCCGAACGACTACCCGGTTGGTGGCGTGAACTTCACTCCTCTCGCCGAGCGCGTTCAGTCGCAGCTCGCCGATGCCGGCATCACCATCGAGCTCGCTCCGGCGCCGTTCACCACTCAGATCGACAGCTACGTCAACGGAACTGAAGCCTTCAGCATCTGGTTCTGGGGCCCGGACTACGCTGACTCCGCCAACTTCCTGCCGTTCTCGGCTGGACAGAAGGTTGGACTGCGCGCCGGTTGGACCGCCGAGCAGGACACTGACGTAGTAAACCTCGCTGCAGCAGCAGAGAACGCTACGAACTTCGACGAGCGTGAGACTGCTTTCAGCAACTTTGCTGAGGCCCTCCAGCAGAGCGGACCGTTTGTTCCGTTGATCGTTCCTGGCTCGAACATTGCGACCGCCTCGTACATTGATGGAGTCGCGTATAACTCCACATGGACGATGGACATCGCTGAACTGCAAGCTAAGTAG
- a CDS encoding ABC transporter permease: MGNTPRATRRYSARSPLVGYLLRRLGTSVLLLFGVTVVTFALANLVPGDPIAAALGEGAASNPATVEAYIKERGLDQPLPVQYANYISGLFHGDMGTSLRTTQPVADDLAQAVPATVEIALLAIIVSLGVGVALGSLAAYRRGKISDQLVRVFSLIGLSIPTFWMALVSFNFFFLQLRIAPGSGRLSPALAPPPTVTGFYTVDSLLAGQWVTFTDALAHLMLPVFVLSLFTIGLLTRFVRTSVLEVLDADYVRAGRAKGLSGPRLLFGYVLRGASLPILTIVGLAFGTLLSGTVLVEAVFAWPGLGSYAYNSATSLDLPGVMGVGLVVGVVYLSINFAVDLLYGVLDPRVRLA, translated from the coding sequence GTGGGAAACACACCCCGCGCGACCCGCAGGTACTCGGCCAGATCACCTCTGGTCGGGTACCTGCTTCGTCGCCTCGGAACCTCAGTCCTGCTCCTCTTCGGAGTCACCGTCGTCACCTTCGCTCTCGCGAACCTGGTGCCGGGTGACCCCATTGCGGCAGCGCTCGGTGAAGGGGCGGCGAGCAACCCCGCCACGGTTGAGGCGTACATCAAGGAGCGCGGCCTCGATCAGCCTCTCCCAGTGCAGTATGCCAACTACATCAGTGGGCTGTTCCATGGCGACATGGGTACTTCCTTGCGCACGACCCAGCCTGTGGCCGATGATCTCGCTCAGGCTGTCCCCGCCACGGTCGAGATCGCACTCCTCGCCATCATCGTGAGCCTCGGCGTCGGCGTTGCGCTTGGTTCGCTTGCGGCCTACCGCCGCGGCAAGATCAGTGACCAACTCGTTCGCGTCTTTTCGCTGATCGGCCTCAGCATCCCCACATTCTGGATGGCACTGGTCAGCTTCAACTTTTTCTTCCTCCAGCTGCGTATTGCGCCGGGTTCGGGGCGACTCTCGCCGGCCCTCGCGCCGCCGCCCACCGTGACTGGTTTTTACACGGTCGATTCTCTTCTCGCCGGCCAGTGGGTGACATTCACTGACGCGTTGGCGCATCTTATGCTTCCCGTCTTCGTGTTGTCGCTCTTCACGATTGGGCTCCTGACGCGCTTCGTTCGCACCTCTGTGCTCGAGGTGCTGGATGCCGACTATGTGCGCGCCGGCCGCGCCAAGGGCCTCAGCGGTCCCCGCCTGCTCTTCGGTTACGTGCTTCGCGGAGCTTCGCTTCCCATCCTCACGATCGTGGGTCTGGCATTCGGAACGCTCCTGTCGGGCACTGTGCTCGTTGAGGCAGTGTTCGCGTGGCCCGGCCTGGGTAGCTACGCCTACAACTCGGCAACCAGCCTCGACCTTCCCGGCGTCATGGGCGTCGGTCTCGTCGTTGGCGTTGTCTACCTGTCTATCAACTTCGCCGTCGACCTTCTTTACGGTGTACTCGACCCGAGGGTGAGGCTCGCATGA
- a CDS encoding transcriptional regulator, translating to MASPWMSTAESSARALVEQAHNIAIGDRSVATGVRRLVHESWQRSLQLELDPDQPLDSRQLTDHDLREYRDSHPLSLALPAIHRLLIRHTLDAGLIVAIGDQDGRLLWIDGDRTLRRRAEGMLFVEGADWSEKAVGTSAPGTALALDHGIQIHGAEHFNRIVHPWSCTAVPVHDPSTGAMLGVIDITGGDEAVAPATLPLMEAAVAAVESELRIQTLDAERARPRRTIHRAVVRPEALPALSVLGLEGGSLEISGTVIELSVRHAEIMVLLAWHASGLSAERLGELLGCSVDTVRPEMVRLRRVLERADPSLVPTSRPYKLARALDLDVHRVLAFLDRGAHRVALAGYSGQVLPSSVAPGVRAIRDEVCSRVRESMLTDASLDTLLAYARSDEAAYDVEVWTACLTRLPAKSPKRASIVSRLERINAELA from the coding sequence GTGGCTAGCCCGTGGATGTCCACCGCTGAATCCAGCGCGCGCGCCCTCGTGGAGCAGGCGCACAATATTGCGATCGGTGATCGCTCCGTCGCCACCGGCGTTCGCCGGTTGGTGCATGAATCGTGGCAACGATCACTCCAACTCGAGCTTGACCCCGATCAGCCGCTCGACTCGCGACAACTCACCGACCACGACCTGCGCGAGTATCGAGACTCTCACCCACTGTCGCTCGCTCTTCCCGCCATCCATCGCTTACTCATCCGCCACACCCTCGATGCTGGCCTCATCGTCGCGATCGGCGACCAAGACGGCCGCCTCTTATGGATCGACGGCGATCGCACTCTCCGCCGCCGCGCGGAGGGCATGCTGTTCGTCGAAGGCGCGGACTGGAGCGAGAAAGCCGTGGGAACAAGTGCGCCAGGCACAGCGCTCGCTCTCGACCACGGCATCCAAATTCATGGAGCCGAGCACTTCAATCGGATTGTGCATCCGTGGAGTTGTACCGCTGTTCCTGTGCACGATCCCAGCACGGGCGCCATGCTCGGGGTCATCGACATCACGGGTGGCGACGAAGCTGTGGCGCCCGCGACGCTTCCGCTCATGGAAGCAGCCGTGGCTGCAGTCGAGTCAGAGTTGCGCATTCAAACCCTCGATGCCGAGCGAGCTCGTCCGCGGCGCACCATCCACCGCGCGGTTGTGCGGCCTGAAGCGCTGCCGGCACTCTCTGTGCTTGGCCTTGAGGGCGGTTCCCTCGAAATCTCTGGCACTGTGATCGAGCTGAGTGTGCGCCATGCTGAAATTATGGTGCTCTTGGCGTGGCATGCGTCTGGATTGTCTGCCGAGCGGCTCGGCGAGCTCTTGGGGTGTTCAGTGGATACGGTGCGCCCGGAGATGGTCCGACTTCGGCGGGTGCTCGAGAGAGCTGATCCCAGCCTTGTCCCAACGTCGCGTCCGTACAAGTTGGCGCGAGCTCTCGATCTCGACGTGCACCGCGTGCTGGCTTTCCTCGATCGCGGCGCACACCGGGTTGCTCTCGCCGGCTATTCAGGGCAAGTGCTTCCCAGTTCAGTCGCTCCCGGCGTCCGTGCGATTCGGGATGAGGTGTGCTCCCGCGTGCGGGAATCCATGTTGACGGATGCCTCCCTCGACACACTCTTGGCTTACGCCCGCAGCGACGAAGCGGCCTACGACGTCGAAGTGTGGACAGCGTGCCTCACGCGCCTCCCCGCTAAGTCGCCCAAACGTGCGTCAATCGTTTCCCGTCTCGAACGCATCAACGCGGAATTGGCTTAG
- a CDS encoding Lrp/AsnC family transcriptional regulator, whose amino-acid sequence MDEINLKILSELRYNGRISMSALAEKVNVSRANVYTRVEQLMSDGVITGFSAQVDPAKTGLGICALVFLSVHPQTWASFRDRITDMTEIESCRITTGEHDAMLLIRGHEVGAIHDFIVGVLSVLPEVKSLETVLVLDEVFQRPYLLPTDLPERPQEPAQLGLTRFTRADPNRAGLNN is encoded by the coding sequence TTGGACGAGATCAACCTGAAGATATTGAGCGAGCTCCGCTATAACGGACGAATATCAATGTCGGCTCTTGCAGAGAAGGTAAATGTCTCGCGTGCCAATGTGTATACGCGCGTCGAACAACTCATGTCCGATGGCGTGATTACAGGATTCAGCGCCCAAGTCGATCCGGCAAAAACCGGGCTAGGAATTTGCGCGCTCGTGTTTCTCTCTGTGCATCCGCAGACCTGGGCGAGCTTCCGCGACCGCATCACCGACATGACCGAGATCGAGTCCTGCCGCATCACCACCGGAGAGCATGACGCCATGCTGCTGATCCGTGGACACGAAGTTGGGGCCATCCACGATTTCATCGTTGGAGTGCTTTCCGTGCTGCCCGAAGTGAAGTCACTTGAGACGGTGCTGGTGCTCGATGAAGTCTTTCAGCGCCCATACCTGCTGCCGACGGATCTTCCGGAACGGCCGCAAGAACCCGCGCAGTTGGGACTTACCCGATTCACCCGCGCCGACCCAAACCGCGCCGGGCTCAACAACTAG
- a CDS encoding aldehyde dehydrogenase family protein codes for MTIYAAPGTPESLMTFKPRYENWIGGEWVAPVKGQYFENVSPVNGRPFTEIARGTAEDIELALDAAHKAAPAWGKTSTTERAAILHKIADVIDANLEMLAVAETWDNGKPIREPLNADLPLAADHFRYFAAAIRAQEGHFAEMDGDMTAYHYKEPLGVVGQIIPWNFPILMAVWKLAPALAAGNAVVLKPAEQTPASILVLIELIGDILPPGVLNIVNGFGVEAGKPLASSPRIRKIAFTGETTTGRLILQYASANIIPATLELGGKSPNMFFEDVADRDDAYYDKAQEGFALFAFNQGEVCTSPSRALIQESIYDSFLSDAVERTSRAVQGNPLDTATQVGAQASNDQLEKILSYIDIGQQEGAKLALGGERVDLGGDLSGGFYVQPTIFEGHNKMRLFQEEIFGPVVSVTSFDDYEDGISIANDTLYGLGAGVWSRNGNIAYRAGRDLQAGRVWVNNYHAYPAGAAFGGYKSSGIGRENSALALDHYQQTKNLLVSYSENALGFF; via the coding sequence ATGACCATCTATGCAGCCCCGGGCACACCCGAATCTCTTATGACTTTCAAGCCACGCTACGAGAACTGGATTGGTGGTGAGTGGGTCGCGCCCGTCAAGGGGCAGTACTTCGAAAACGTGTCGCCGGTCAACGGTCGCCCGTTCACGGAGATCGCACGTGGCACTGCGGAAGACATCGAGCTGGCTCTCGACGCAGCCCACAAGGCGGCTCCCGCGTGGGGCAAGACCTCCACTACTGAGCGTGCCGCGATTCTTCACAAGATCGCGGATGTCATTGACGCGAATCTCGAGATGCTGGCTGTTGCGGAAACGTGGGACAACGGTAAGCCGATCCGTGAGCCGCTCAACGCCGACCTTCCCCTTGCTGCCGATCACTTCCGCTACTTTGCTGCAGCAATTCGGGCGCAGGAAGGACATTTCGCCGAAATGGACGGCGACATGACGGCGTATCACTACAAGGAACCGCTCGGTGTTGTCGGCCAGATCATTCCCTGGAATTTTCCCATCCTGATGGCGGTCTGGAAGCTGGCTCCCGCACTCGCTGCGGGCAATGCTGTCGTACTCAAGCCGGCCGAACAGACACCGGCCTCGATCTTGGTGCTTATCGAACTCATTGGCGACATCCTGCCTCCCGGGGTGCTCAACATCGTGAATGGATTCGGTGTCGAAGCCGGGAAGCCGCTCGCGTCGAGCCCGCGCATCCGCAAGATTGCGTTCACGGGGGAGACCACAACCGGTCGACTGATTCTCCAGTACGCGAGCGCGAACATTATCCCGGCGACTCTCGAACTGGGCGGCAAAAGTCCGAACATGTTCTTTGAGGATGTTGCCGACCGCGACGATGCTTACTACGACAAAGCGCAAGAGGGCTTCGCACTCTTCGCGTTCAATCAGGGAGAAGTCTGCACGAGTCCGAGTCGCGCTCTCATCCAGGAGTCGATCTATGACTCCTTCTTGAGCGATGCTGTCGAACGGACGAGTCGCGCAGTTCAAGGCAATCCGCTCGACACGGCCACACAGGTTGGCGCGCAAGCCTCTAACGATCAGCTCGAGAAGATTTTGAGCTACATCGACATCGGTCAACAGGAAGGGGCGAAGCTTGCCCTCGGCGGCGAGCGTGTCGATCTTGGCGGCGATTTGAGCGGCGGCTTCTACGTGCAACCAACCATTTTTGAAGGCCACAACAAGATGCGTCTGTTCCAAGAGGAGATCTTCGGGCCGGTGGTTTCTGTGACGAGCTTCGATGATTACGAGGACGGCATTTCGATCGCCAATGACACGCTCTATGGCCTCGGTGCTGGTGTCTGGTCGCGCAATGGGAACATCGCGTATCGAGCTGGGCGGGATCTCCAAGCCGGTCGAGTCTGGGTCAACAACTACCATGCCTATCCTGCCGGCGCCGCGTTCGGTGGCTACAAGAGCTCAGGAATTGGCCGCGAGAACAGTGCGCTGGCTCTCGATCATTACCAGCAGACCAAAAACCTGCTCGTGTCCTACTCCGAGAACGCTCTCGGATTCTTCTAA
- a CDS encoding bifunctional 3'-5' exonuclease/DNA polymerase, protein MYLVLATSGRTLTATRVAADGAVIAEHAIDDVAAFVVQSQRAEPDIRWVWHDTAAWYPGLLAAHVRVNRCFDLRLCHAILRNSAFTRESTLAQAPPSRWDALVQAGVEAPIEHRAPQHSTLFDFDDDQAQVADTELDVLAEFLRQLDAVATSTEPGRLQRLLSAESAGALIAAEMRFAGLPWSAEAHDGILTEMLGPRPSVDGERPEKLQALVDQIRILLDSPRLTPESPAELLRALSVAGIQATTTRSWELKQLKHPVIAPLLEFKKLQRLMTANGWSWLDSWVVDGRFRPDYVPGGVVTGRWATSGGGALQLPHLIRGAVKADPGWKFVVADASQLEPRILAAMAGDRGMVAAGASGDLYEGIVASGAVDTRAHAKLAMLGAMYGATSGESGRLMPRLARAYPQAIALVEQAARAGERGEVVSTQLGRSSPPGKHAAAYDDSQSSAQRAASQERGRSWGRFTRNFIVQGTAAEWALCWMASIRNRLSQLSETDWFTDAPHLVFFLHDEVVVHVPAELADSVAEHVTAAAADAGRLVFGDIPVTFPLTTAIVERYDQAK, encoded by the coding sequence GTGTACCTCGTGCTCGCGACTAGCGGCCGCACCCTCACCGCCACCCGAGTGGCTGCAGACGGCGCGGTCATTGCCGAGCACGCGATTGACGACGTGGCGGCGTTTGTGGTGCAGTCCCAACGCGCTGAGCCCGACATTCGCTGGGTGTGGCACGACACGGCAGCGTGGTACCCGGGGCTTTTAGCTGCCCACGTCAGAGTGAACCGGTGCTTCGACCTTCGGCTCTGTCACGCGATTCTCCGTAACTCCGCTTTCACTCGTGAGTCAACGCTGGCACAGGCACCGCCCAGCCGCTGGGATGCGCTTGTTCAAGCCGGGGTCGAAGCTCCCATCGAGCACCGTGCCCCGCAACATTCGACGCTCTTCGACTTTGACGATGACCAGGCGCAGGTTGCGGACACAGAACTCGATGTACTCGCTGAATTTTTACGTCAGCTCGATGCTGTCGCAACCTCGACCGAACCGGGCCGACTGCAACGGCTTCTGTCAGCGGAGTCAGCGGGAGCGCTCATCGCCGCCGAGATGCGCTTCGCCGGTCTCCCGTGGAGTGCCGAAGCTCATGACGGGATCTTGACAGAGATGCTGGGCCCGCGTCCGAGTGTTGATGGTGAGCGGCCCGAGAAGCTTCAAGCTCTGGTTGACCAGATCCGCATCCTGCTCGACTCACCGCGACTCACGCCTGAATCTCCGGCTGAGCTCCTTCGGGCCTTGAGCGTCGCGGGAATTCAGGCCACCACAACGCGGTCGTGGGAACTCAAACAGTTGAAGCATCCTGTCATCGCGCCCCTTCTCGAGTTCAAAAAGCTTCAGCGTCTCATGACGGCCAATGGATGGTCGTGGCTCGACTCGTGGGTTGTCGACGGACGTTTTCGTCCCGATTATGTTCCGGGCGGTGTTGTTACGGGTCGCTGGGCGACCAGTGGCGGTGGGGCGCTGCAATTGCCGCACCTCATTCGCGGTGCAGTGAAGGCCGATCCGGGTTGGAAGTTCGTCGTGGCCGACGCGTCTCAACTAGAGCCTCGCATCCTCGCGGCAATGGCCGGAGACCGCGGAATGGTCGCGGCCGGAGCATCCGGTGATCTCTACGAAGGCATCGTCGCCAGCGGTGCGGTCGATACTCGCGCTCACGCGAAGCTTGCGATGCTTGGCGCGATGTACGGAGCGACCTCGGGGGAGAGCGGCAGGCTGATGCCTCGCCTAGCGCGAGCCTACCCACAGGCAATTGCTCTCGTGGAGCAGGCTGCGCGGGCGGGCGAGCGTGGCGAGGTCGTGAGCACTCAACTGGGTCGCAGTTCCCCGCCAGGTAAACATGCTGCGGCGTATGACGACTCGCAGTCTTCCGCTCAACGAGCTGCCTCGCAAGAACGGGGGCGGTCGTGGGGCCGCTTCACTCGCAACTTCATTGTGCAAGGCACTGCTGCCGAGTGGGCACTGTGCTGGATGGCGAGCATCCGCAATCGACTGAGCCAGCTGTCAGAGACCGACTGGTTTACCGACGCGCCACACCTCGTGTTTTTCTTGCACGATGAAGTCGTGGTGCACGTGCCGGCAGAGCTCGCGGACAGCGTCGCGGAGCACGTGACGGCGGCAGCAGCAGATGCTGGCCGCCTCGTATTCGGCGATATTCCTGTGACGTTCCCGCTCACGACCGCCATCGTTGAACGGTACGATCAGGCAAAATAG
- a CDS encoding DUF779 domain-containing protein, producing MIDARVVIPGETRPRLAMTAESIDLLRALWSTHGPLMFHQSGGCCDGSSPMCFAAGEFLTGASDVLLGVFDIAPQGQPEQLIDFWMSVEQFAYWSHTFLTIDVVKGRGSGFSLEAPEGVRFLIRSTLMETAEPFS from the coding sequence ATGATTGATGCACGTGTTGTGATCCCGGGCGAAACTCGGCCTCGATTGGCCATGACGGCCGAAAGTATCGACCTGCTGCGAGCATTGTGGAGCACCCACGGCCCGCTCATGTTTCATCAGTCTGGCGGATGCTGCGACGGCAGCTCTCCCATGTGTTTTGCTGCTGGCGAGTTTCTGACGGGAGCAAGCGATGTGCTCCTGGGGGTATTCGACATTGCGCCTCAGGGGCAACCAGAGCAACTCATCGACTTCTGGATGTCGGTCGAACAGTTTGCCTACTGGAGCCACACGTTTTTGACAATTGACGTTGTCAAAGGTCGCGGCAGCGGATTCTCTCTTGAAGCGCCGGAGGGAGTGCGTTTCTTGATTCGCTCGACCCTCATGGAGACTGCCGAACCATTTAGTTAG
- the aceB gene encoding malate synthase A, with protein MTTRRMEPIAESEERFDEILTPDALHFLTRLHDQFAGRRHDRLAARMESRKHITNGRNLRFLPETAAIREDDSWRVAGAGPGLDDRRVEITGPTDRKMTVNAMNSGAKVWLADQEDATSPTWHNVIGGQINLYDAIRRQIDFTSPEGKTYALGEETPTIVMRPRGWHLVEKHLRYTDRAGLRTPASGSLVDFGLYIFHNAHELIERGSGPYFYIAKIENHLEARLWDDVFTFAENALNIPHGTIRATVLIETIPAAFEMEEILYELREHCAGLNAGRWDYIFSIIKNFRGRGASFVLPDRSAITMTVPFMRAYTELLVATCHKRGAHAIGGMSAFIPNRRDPEVTARALDAVTRDKRREATDGFDGTWVAHPDLIPTARAEFDAVLGERPNQVDRLRDDVHVTADDLLDLRIDGAVTDAGVRSNVSIALRYIESWLRGVGAAAIDNLMEDAATAEISRSQLWQWMHQRVVTAEGTPITHRGIEEELAHVFATLERTPGDRFDDAAAVFREVTLEDDFPTFLTLSAYSSYLVEQPRETAA; from the coding sequence ATGACTACTCGCAGAATGGAACCGATCGCTGAATCGGAGGAACGATTCGACGAAATTTTGACCCCGGATGCGCTGCATTTCCTCACGCGGCTGCATGACCAGTTCGCTGGTCGCCGCCATGATCGCCTCGCGGCTCGCATGGAATCGCGCAAGCACATCACGAACGGACGCAACTTGCGCTTCTTGCCGGAGACGGCAGCGATTCGGGAGGATGACAGCTGGCGCGTTGCCGGTGCCGGTCCTGGACTCGATGACCGTCGGGTGGAGATCACGGGGCCGACAGATCGCAAGATGACCGTCAACGCCATGAACTCGGGCGCGAAGGTGTGGCTTGCAGATCAGGAAGACGCGACAAGCCCGACCTGGCACAACGTCATCGGTGGCCAGATCAATCTGTACGACGCGATCCGTCGCCAGATTGACTTCACTTCTCCCGAGGGCAAGACCTATGCTCTCGGCGAGGAGACGCCAACGATCGTGATGCGACCGCGCGGGTGGCACCTGGTAGAAAAGCACCTCCGGTACACCGACCGGGCAGGGTTGCGCACGCCGGCATCCGGCTCCCTCGTCGACTTCGGGCTCTACATATTCCATAACGCGCACGAACTCATCGAGCGCGGCAGTGGCCCGTACTTCTACATCGCCAAAATCGAGAACCACCTCGAAGCGCGCCTGTGGGATGACGTGTTCACATTCGCCGAAAACGCTCTGAACATTCCGCACGGCACGATTCGCGCGACGGTGCTGATCGAGACGATTCCTGCCGCGTTCGAGATGGAAGAGATCCTGTACGAGCTGCGCGAACACTGCGCTGGCCTCAACGCTGGTCGCTGGGATTACATCTTCTCGATTATCAAGAACTTCCGCGGTCGCGGGGCGAGCTTTGTGCTCCCTGACCGCTCCGCCATCACGATGACGGTGCCGTTCATGCGGGCTTACACGGAGCTGCTCGTTGCGACCTGCCACAAGCGGGGAGCACATGCCATCGGCGGCATGAGCGCGTTCATCCCAAACCGTCGTGACCCCGAAGTGACCGCTCGCGCCCTCGACGCCGTGACGCGAGACAAGCGCCGCGAGGCCACCGATGGCTTCGATGGCACCTGGGTCGCTCATCCGGATCTCATCCCCACCGCTCGCGCCGAGTTTGACGCGGTACTGGGGGAGCGCCCCAATCAGGTTGACCGCCTGCGCGACGACGTTCACGTGACCGCCGACGATCTGCTCGACCTGCGCATCGATGGTGCGGTAACGGATGCCGGAGTGCGTTCCAACGTCTCCATTGCGTTGCGCTACATCGAGAGCTGGTTGCGCGGAGTTGGCGCTGCCGCCATCGACAACCTGATGGAAGACGCCGCTACCGCTGAGATCAGCCGCAGCCAGCTGTGGCAGTGGATGCACCAGCGCGTCGTGACCGCTGAGGGCACGCCCATCACGCACCGGGGTATTGAGGAAGAACTCGCCCACGTGTTCGCGACGCTCGAGCGGACCCCGGGTGACCGCTTCGATGATGCTGCGGCAGTGTTCCGTGAAGTGACGCTTGAGGATGATTTCCCCACCTTCCTCACCCTCAGCGCCTACAGCAGCTATCTCGTAGAACAGCCCCGCGAGACTGCTGCCTGA